CAAGTTGGTTTTCTGATGGCTTAGTACTTTATATGTCCTCTAAAAAAACACCTGAAATTGAGGCTAAAATCAGAGATGGTCTAGCTTCAGGATACTTAGACAACTTTTACTCCTATACTCCTGAGAATGCAAGGATTTTAGGTTATTCAATATGGGATTATCTTTCGCATAAATATGGCGAAAATATAATTCCAAGTGTTGTGTTTATGGCCTACCTGAACAGAGATGTAAAAGAAGGTTTTGAGTCTGTTCTGGGAGTAAACTATAAACAGGTAAAAGAAGACTGGCTAAAATATTATTCCGATTTTTATAGTTTAGACCTTTCAAAAGACCTAAGCGACCTGAACAGTGAAGTGGCCAAATCGAGAAATGAAGAACAAATATTTCAGCTAAGCCTGTCAAAAGATCTGAAAAGAGCGGCTTATGCAACAAATATATTAGGGCAGTACCACGTATATCTTCTTGATATAACTGAGAAGAAAAAGAAGAAAATATTTTCGGGAGGATATAGAATTCCGCAAAACGAAGATTTAAGCTACCCGCTTATTCAATGGCATCCTGATGGAAAAAATCTTGCTATTGCCATGGAAAACAAAGGAACTGTATTCCTGTTTATGTATAATATTGAAAATGATGAAAGCTACAATCGGCCATTTGGTGTAGTTGATAAAATAAATAGTTTATCATTCTCTGAAACCGGCGATAAATTGGTATTTTCAGCTGTTAGGGATGGATACTCCGACATATATGTTTACCACCTGAGAACTCAGGTTCTGGAAAACCTAACTAAAGACAGTTTCGACGACATAGAACCTATATTTATTAACAACGATAAAGAAATTGTATTTAGTTCCAACAGGTATTCAGATACAATTACTCAAAGTAAAAGATTTGCAGTTGGACGAAAATACAAAGATTTGTATGTATACAACTTAAAAAATAAATCAACCATTCTAAAAAGAGCAACAGAAACTGATTACGTCAGCGAAATAAATCCTCAGGCAATTAGTGACAATGAAGTATCGTATTTGGTTTTTGACGATAACTTCATCCAAAACAAGTACGCGTTCGAAATGGATAGTATTGTAAGCCACGTTGATACAATTGTTCACTACAGAAGTACTTTCGACAATTATAAATTATCAGATTCTGAATCCATATTAAATCACGTGAATTCTAAAGAGTTAGATGCCTATGCTCAGATTACTTTTCACGATGGAAAATATAGAATTCAATACATCGAGGGCTTGGAAGATTCGGCTAATTACAGAAAGAAAATGCATCAATACGAATTAGCCAATGCAAAGCCTAAGTTCAAGGATGATATTTCAGAAGTGAAAATAGAGTTTGCCCAATACCCTATAGATTTAAATGACTACGTATTTGAAGATGAAATATACAGAATGTACGGTGCCTATGGAAAACTTGGAAAAACATATAACTTTAAAAGCAATCCCGATAGCTTATATCCATATATGGAAGTTATTGATCGTAAAAAATTCGATCGATTTAAGCGCCTGTACAGAAATATATACTTTGCCACAGAACTTACTACACAAATAGACCAATCGAATGATAATCTCGATTATCAGATATTTACCGGAGGACCGGTATTTATGAATGCAGGTTTTAACGGTTTATTTGAAGTAACTTTAGCGGATGTCTTTAACAACTACTCAATAACAGGAGGATTTAGAACTAACTTCCAACCGGTTTCAGGACTTTCATTAAGCCCTAATAGCGAATTTAAACTACAATTTGACGATAGAAATAAACGATGGAATAAATCGTATTTATTTTATAGAAGAAGTGTTTTTTCAGAAGCATATATTCCTACAATAGACAATGAAAATTACACAGGCATCAAAGTTGTTACAAACAAATTTCAATATAAATTAACTTACCCGATAACTCCTGTGTCATCGGTTTCAGGATCCATTGCATATAGAAGAGACAAACAAATAATTTTATCAAAAAATGATTTATCATTAGCTTTCCCTTTAACATATCAAAACTATACAACACTTAGGTTTGACCACACATATGATAACACTATAAATTATTCCGTAAATTTATACAGGGGTATAAGAACAAAAACATTTATAGAACTGTATAAAGGCCTTGATGGCGGCCAAAATACAATGATAAATATTGGTATTGATGCAAGACACTATGCAAGAGTACACAGAAATATTATATGGGCCAACAGAATTGCAATTGGTACATCATTAGGTTCGGAAAGACTTGCATACTACTTAGGAGGAGTCGACAATAGTTTTAATCCCGGATTTGACTATTCTCTACGGCCTTCACCAAACATTAATTACGGTTTTCAAACCTTAATGACTAATATGCGTGGCTTTAAGCAGAATGTACGACACGGGACAAGTTTCTTCCTTGCTAATACAGAATTAAGAATCCCGGCAATTCAATACTTTTTTGAAGCGCCATTAAACTGGAGTATTTTACGACATTTTCAGGTAGTACCGTTCTTTGATACAGGTACTGCATGGACAGGTTTATCGCCTTGGTCGAAAGAAAACTCTCTTAACAGTGAAGTGATAGAAAACGGGCCGATAAAAATCACTTTAGACAGACAAAAAGACCCTATTGTTTTTGGTTACGGAGTTGGTCTTAGAACACAAATTTTTGGATATTTTATTAGAGCCGATTGGGCATGGGGTGTGGATACGGGTGTCAAACTCCCACGAATATTTTATTTTTCACTAAACTTAGATTTCTGATGGATTATATGAGCTTAATATGGCTAATTATAATCGGACTTATAGCCGGTGTTGTTAGCGGATTGGTAGGTGTTGGAGGAGGAATAATAATCGTTCCAATGCTTATTTTTATCCTTGGTTTTTCACAATTTGATGCTCAGGGAACAAGTATAGCCGCTATGCTCCCTCCAATAGGTATTACTGCAGTAATAGGATATTACAACGAAGGCTACATCAATTGGAAATATGCTGCTATAATTGCACTAACTTTCATGATCGGAGGGTATTTTGGATCGAAAATTGCACTTAGCATTGATCCTAAAATAATTCAAAAAGTATTTGGAATTCTAATGGCTATTGTAGCTTTTAAAATGATTTTTAAGTAGTATAGACTAGCTAAAATAATTCTTAACCTTTTGGGCAAAAGATAATTTCTCTTCATCAAAATAACCATAACCATAGCTATATCCATAACCGGATAGAGAGACAAAATCGTTGAGCACAAAAACTATATTCTCGATCTCCTTACTTCTATATTTATCATCAATTGATTTTAGAATAGCCTTATCTGTGTAATTTTGACGTACTATGTAAATATTTGCATCAGAATACTGCATAAGTTGATATGCATCAGAAACAAGTCCGACAGGGGGACTATCTATAACAATATAATCATACTCTTTTTTAAGATCAAGCAGTAATTCATATAAGGAATCCTCCAGAAGTAATTCAGATGGATTCGGAGGTATGGGTCCAGATGAAATTATATCTAAATTATCGTATGAAGTAGATTGTATTATTTGATCATAAGAAACCTGCCCTATCAGAAAATTTGACAAGCCATTTTCGTTCGATAAACCAAAATCATTATAAATCTTTGGTTTCCTCAAATCAACCCCCATCAGCAGAGTCTTTTTACCACTCAAGGAAAGCACTGTGGCTAAATTAATTGAAGTAAAAGTTTTTCCTTCACTACCTACAGAGGAAGTAATCAAAATAGTTTTATTTCCCAATTCATTTCCTTTCCTCCTAAAGACAAACTGAAGACTTGAACGCAAGCTCCTGAACGATTCGGCAATTCCGGATTTACTGCTATTGGCTACAACCAAATTATTATCTAACTCACTATGTCCGATCATACCCAGAAGAGGTATTGAATATTTTCCTTCTATATCGCTAGGTGATTGAATCTTGTTATTAAAAAATTCAACTGATAAAATCAATAACAAAGGCAATAAGAATCCTACAACCAGTGAAATAACATAATTCATCATCGGATTTGGCGCCACCGGCCCCTGCCCTACATCTTTTGCAACATCCAACAGTTTTACATCAGACATATTAGCAGCCTTTACTATACCAGCTTCAGACCGTTTCTGGAGTAAAAAATTATACTGCTGTTCCGACAAATCATAAAAACGCTTAATATTTAACCATTTCTGCTCGCTACCAGGCAATTCTTGAATCTTGTCATTTATTTCTGCTAGTCTCTCTTCTAATTGTTCTTTTGAAATATTTGTTGTGGCAATCAGGTTATCTATATATTCGATCAAAGTATTTTTTAAAACCTCCAACTGTTTGTCATAATTATCCATCATAGGATTTAAGTCAGTATTAGCATAAGTTGCTTTGGTTTTCTCTATACTGAGCTGGGTAATTTGACTAACAAGATTTATCAATAGTACATCCTCAACCCCTACAACAGTGGGTGCTGTTATACCTGTATAACTATCATTACTTTCTATATAATCATTTAGATATGAATAGTAGCGTAATTGAAGATTTATGGAGGCTTTTAAGGCTTCTAATTCTGCAATCCGGGTGTATATTCGATTTGCTTCACTACTTACGTCCAAAAGTTTATTACTTTCTCTAAACTTTTGAAGTCTCTGTTCTGCATCTCTCAAAGTATCAGTAACTCCACTTAATTGCTTATCGATAAAACCAATAGTATTAGTTGCAACCCTGTTTTTCTCTTCCAATTCATACTGTTGAAAAACCTTAGTTGTTTCATTAAGGTAACGCACTATTTCACTTTTATTCTGACCTCGTAAACTAATCTGTAAAATTGAGGCATCTTTAGTTTTCTGCTTTATTTTAACATTCTGCATAAAACCTGAAACAACATTGTTGTAATTGCTAATCTGCAATTTATACTCGGTTTTATCCGAAAAGCTATCATCAATAAAATTCTTATTGAGCTTTACTCTGAAAAAAGGGGTTTCAAACCAATCATCAAATTTTACAATAAACACCTGCTCTTCAAACTCTCCCGAGGAATACTTAGGCTTATCATTCTGAAAATCGAATAAAGAATAAGAAATCATCTTAGGTATTCGTATAGAATACTCTTCATTATTTAAAACCTTAACAAATAAGGGACTGGAAATTATCTGATTATAATCTCTGTCTATTTCGGGGTAAAATGGTGCTTCATCATAGAGTTTTATCTCTTTAAAGTGCTCCATTCTATAAACTGATACATCTAATCCCAGATTTTTAACTACAGTTTCGTTATGAGTCCTGGATTTAAGAATACTTATTACAGTCTGAATTTTATCTGAAGCTCCTCCCCAATTAAACATCAACGATACACTTGATGACAAAAAAGGATTCTTTTCTTCCTTGATGGCAATTACAGTATCGAGTTCATATGTTGGAAGAGTAATATAGTTTTTCGCAAATGCCACCACCAACGAGACTGCTATGGCTATTACAAAATAATGCCAATAATCAACCAGCTTTAGGAGAATCCCTCTTAAATCGAAAAGTTCATCTCCTGTTTCTTCTATAAAATATTCTTCTCGTGACGACATCCGGATATTATCAGATATTATTTTCGTTTTAACAATCGACTAATCATTGACTTTTTTAGTCTCTCATCTTCTTCCTCATAATATCCATATCCGTAACCATAGCCATAGCCATAGCCATAGCCGTAACCATAACTTGAATCAGGAGTAAAATCGTTAAATACAATACTAAGGTGCTCGACAATTTTATTTTCGAACTTATCATTGATGAATTCCAGCACTTCTTTTTCAGTATAGTTTTGTCTTACCATAAACAGATTGGTATCACTTAAATGCATCAACTGGAATGCATCAGCAACCAAGCCTACAGGAGGTGTATCTAAAATAATGTATTCAAATTCCTTTTTCAGGTCATCGATTAATCTATCAAGACGTTGGTCAAGTAGCAATTCTGAGGGATTTGGAGGTACAGCTCCGGCAGAAATAATATATAAATTGTCTATAAATGTTTGTTGCAATATTTCTTCTTTAGTACCCTGACCAATTAAATAATTAGATAAACCAACAGTATTTTTTAATCCAAAATCATTGAAAATTTTTGGCTTACGCAAATCCATCCCAATTAACACAGTCTTACGACCTCCATTGGCCAATACAGTTGCCAAATTCATACTTGTAAAAGTTTTTCCTTCTCCTCCAATAGAAGAAGTTACCAGAATAACTTTTGATTCCTCAGCCTTTTTATCCTTTAAGATATACTGTAAATTAGCTCTAATGGCCCTAAACGATTCTGCAACAGATGTTTTAGGCTTATCATGAACTATAAGATTAGATTCAAGGTCGGAATGACCAATAACTCCTAAGATTGGAATACGTGTAAGTTTTTCAAGTTGTTTCCTGCTTACAATCTTCGTATTTAAGTAATCGAGAATTAAAATAATTCCAATAGGAATAATCATCCCCAGCAACAATGCAATAGCGTAAGTTAATTTAGTCTTAGGCTTAAGCGGGGCTCTATCGGTCATTGCATAATCAATAACCTTATTATCAGGAATATTACTTGCCTTTGCTATACCAGCCTCAGCACGTTTTTCCATCAAAAAAGTATATAAACCTTCATTAAGCTTAAATTTTCTCTCAATTCTAATATATGCACGTTCGGTTTTTGGCAGATTCATTACTCTACTCTCCAATTCTCCCAAACGTCTCTCTAAATCTTTAATTTTTAACTTTGAGCTGGATATAATGTTTGAAATATTCTCTTCTAAAAGTTTTTTGGTATAACTTATTTGATTATTAATTGCTGTTACCTGAGGGTTATTTTCACTTGCCGTAGCAAGTACTTCGGTTTTCTGCCCGTATAAATTAGTCAGGTTCATAATCATATTATTCAGTAAGGGATCAGCTACGCCCATTACAGAAGGCGCACTCATTTCTGAAAAATCTTCATTTTCAGATATATAATCATCTATAGACTTATAATATTCAAGGCTAAAATTCTCACGGGCAAGCTCATTTTCAACCTCCATAAATTGATCGAACAAACTCGACCCCTCTGAACTTAAATCAATAACTTTATTCTCTGACCTAAACTTCTGAAGTTGATTTTCTGTATAATTCAATGAATCCTGAATCCCAACAACCTGTCTATCAATAAAATCCATTGTATTGTCGGAAATGGCATTTTTTTGATCTAAACCATATTGAATATAAGTATCTGCAAAAGTATTAAGGAATACCTGATCTTTAATAGCCAATGCTCCGATCATACTTAAATTCATCCCGGATGACTCTTCTTCACTTGGAGCTATTTTAACAGCCTTATAATACCTGTTAGCAAGGGCGCTTTCAGTATGTAAAATGAATTTAAATTCATCAACTTCTTTATCTAATACATTAATTTTAAACTTATAAGAATTACCTTCTATCCATTCTCCTGTCTTATATACTCCTGAACGAAAATCTAAAGCTATATCTTCTATTCCTTGCTGCAACTTAAGGTTAAATATTCTAGGCATAACCTCTTCATCGTAATCCAACTCAACCTTAACTTTGTTTTTGCCTGATATTGAGACATCAAATAATACTCCAACAATTTGTGGATGTAAACTGTCAACTTCTACATTGAATTTAGCAGGCCTGTATATTTCTGATGATTTAAAACTACCCATTCTGTAATAGCTTATTCCAAAATCCAGCTTTTTTACAGTTCTTTCTACCTGGGAATAAGACTCTAATATAAGTTTCTCGTTAAAGAAATTAAGTCTCGGGTTTCCATAGCCCATGTTACTCATAATAGCAGCTGCTCCATAAGTATCTCCTCCATCTTCTTCGATCAACAAAGTCATCTCCGTTTTATACAAACGTGTAGAATACCTGTTAAACAAATACGCTCCGGCTAAGAAAACAATAACGGTAGCTACTATATATAGCCAATAATTAAATATCTTAAAGAATAACTCTCTAAGATCAATTGGCTCAAGTTGTGGTATATTGTTTTGATTACTCTCCATCTTCTAATCGGTCTATTATAATTTTGGCAAATTAGTTCGCAAATTGCTGCAGGTTAACAACAATTAGCAAGGTTGTTGAAACTAAGGTAAGCACTGACAACAAGGTTGTAAACCCTTCTGTTCCAATACCCCATGATTTTGCCTTCAACGGCTGGATGTTTATAACATCATTGGGCTGTACAAAATAATATGGTGAATTTATTACATTACGATCGGTAAGGTCAATATTAAAAATTTTCACACCATCAGGCATCTGTCTGATTATTTGAACATTATCACGTTTTCCTACCATAGTAATATCGCCGGCATAAGCAATTGCCTCAAATATATTAGCCTGATTTTGGTATATCACATATTTTCCCGGACGATTTATCTCTCCAACTATCGAATATCTGATTCCGGCTAACTGAACCTTTAAATAAACAGCATCTTCCTTAAAATATTTATAAAGTTCTTTTTCAATACTTGATTTTACCTGAGAAAGTGTTAACCCTTCTACATGAACCTGTCCAATAACCGGAAGCTCTACAAAACCTGTATTATCAACAGAATTTCCTTTAATATAAATAATTGCATCACTTATCTGAACTGTTCCCCGATCAACATAAGCATTAAAAATATTAGAAGCTTTTTCATCAAAAGACTTAATACTTATGTTTAAGATGTCATTTATCTGAATACGATATTCAGATCTTTGCAAGGGTTGATACCCTAACGAATCTAACTGCTGCTCACTTTTCTCCTGCAAATACGTAAGCTCCTTAGTTGACACACAGGAACTTAAGGCCACAACAACTGATAACAGAAGTAATATATATATTTTCATAAAATATTATTTTTAATGCAATAAGGTCAGCTACAAATATATTGTTTGTAAACAAATAAAGAAATGAACTCTATACTTTTTACCAAAATGTTATTAACACGTATCAGCCCCTATAATTAATAAATTAAGGGGCTAATCAATAAATATAAAGCGCTTTTACTCTTCGTTTTCTTCTATCTGTATCTCTGTTTCCTCTTCAACCGAAGATTCACTTTCTTCCTCCTGACCGGGTACTTTAATTTCAAATGTAACTCTACGATTTTGTTGATGCTGTTCAGAAGTACATTTTAAACATTCTCCACACTTAACCTTCAACTGAGACTTACCATATCCTTTCCAGGTTAATCTGTCAGGATGCACACCTTTTTGTATCAAATATTCAATTGTAGACTCTGCTCTCTTATCTGAAAGTTTGTAATTATACAACTCAGTTCCTATACAATCTGTATGAGCACCAATAAATACATTTATCTCCGGATATTCCTTCATGTAATAATAAAGCTGATCCAGAACCGGCTTAGACTCTTCGAGAATATTCCATTTATCAAATTCGAAATATATATTTTTTATTTCCTTGGCAGCTCCCGGTA
This genomic window from Bacteroidota bacterium contains:
- a CDS encoding sulfite exporter TauE/SafE family protein gives rise to the protein MDYMSLIWLIIIGLIAGVVSGLVGVGGGIIIVPMLIFILGFSQFDAQGTSIAAMLPPIGITAVIGYYNEGYINWKYAAIIALTFMIGGYFGSKIALSIDPKIIQKVFGILMAIVAFKMIFK
- a CDS encoding polysaccharide biosynthesis tyrosine autokinase, which produces MSSREEYFIEETGDELFDLRGILLKLVDYWHYFVIAIAVSLVVAFAKNYITLPTYELDTVIAIKEEKNPFLSSSVSLMFNWGGASDKIQTVISILKSRTHNETVVKNLGLDVSVYRMEHFKEIKLYDEAPFYPEIDRDYNQIISSPLFVKVLNNEEYSIRIPKMISYSLFDFQNDKPKYSSGEFEEQVFIVKFDDWFETPFFRVKLNKNFIDDSFSDKTEYKLQISNYNNVVSGFMQNVKIKQKTKDASILQISLRGQNKSEIVRYLNETTKVFQQYELEEKNRVATNTIGFIDKQLSGVTDTLRDAEQRLQKFRESNKLLDVSSEANRIYTRIAELEALKASINLQLRYYSYLNDYIESNDSYTGITAPTVVGVEDVLLINLVSQITQLSIEKTKATYANTDLNPMMDNYDKQLEVLKNTLIEYIDNLIATTNISKEQLEERLAEINDKIQELPGSEQKWLNIKRFYDLSEQQYNFLLQKRSEAGIVKAANMSDVKLLDVAKDVGQGPVAPNPMMNYVISLVVGFLLPLLLILSVEFFNNKIQSPSDIEGKYSIPLLGMIGHSELDNNLVVANSSKSGIAESFRSLRSSLQFVFRRKGNELGNKTILITSSVGSEGKTFTSINLATVLSLSGKKTLLMGVDLRKPKIYNDFGLSNENGLSNFLIGQVSYDQIIQSTSYDNLDIISSGPIPPNPSELLLEDSLYELLLDLKKEYDYIVIDSPPVGLVSDAYQLMQYSDANIYIVRQNYTDKAILKSIDDKYRSKEIENIVFVLNDFVSLSGYGYSYGYGYFDEEKLSFAQKVKNYFS
- a CDS encoding polysaccharide biosynthesis tyrosine autokinase, giving the protein MESNQNNIPQLEPIDLRELFFKIFNYWLYIVATVIVFLAGAYLFNRYSTRLYKTEMTLLIEEDGGDTYGAAAIMSNMGYGNPRLNFFNEKLILESYSQVERTVKKLDFGISYYRMGSFKSSEIYRPAKFNVEVDSLHPQIVGVLFDVSISGKNKVKVELDYDEEVMPRIFNLKLQQGIEDIALDFRSGVYKTGEWIEGNSYKFKINVLDKEVDEFKFILHTESALANRYYKAVKIAPSEEESSGMNLSMIGALAIKDQVFLNTFADTYIQYGLDQKNAISDNTMDFIDRQVVGIQDSLNYTENQLQKFRSENKVIDLSSEGSSLFDQFMEVENELARENFSLEYYKSIDDYISENEDFSEMSAPSVMGVADPLLNNMIMNLTNLYGQKTEVLATASENNPQVTAINNQISYTKKLLEENISNIISSSKLKIKDLERRLGELESRVMNLPKTERAYIRIERKFKLNEGLYTFLMEKRAEAGIAKASNIPDNKVIDYAMTDRAPLKPKTKLTYAIALLLGMIIPIGIILILDYLNTKIVSRKQLEKLTRIPILGVIGHSDLESNLIVHDKPKTSVAESFRAIRANLQYILKDKKAEESKVILVTSSIGGEGKTFTSMNLATVLANGGRKTVLIGMDLRKPKIFNDFGLKNTVGLSNYLIGQGTKEEILQQTFIDNLYIISAGAVPPNPSELLLDQRLDRLIDDLKKEFEYIILDTPPVGLVADAFQLMHLSDTNLFMVRQNYTEKEVLEFINDKFENKIVEHLSIVFNDFTPDSSYGYGYGYGYGYGYGYGYYEEEDERLKKSMISRLLKRK
- a CDS encoding polysaccharide biosynthesis/export family protein, giving the protein MKIYILLLLSVVVALSSCVSTKELTYLQEKSEQQLDSLGYQPLQRSEYRIQINDILNISIKSFDEKASNIFNAYVDRGTVQISDAIIYIKGNSVDNTGFVELPVIGQVHVEGLTLSQVKSSIEKELYKYFKEDAVYLKVQLAGIRYSIVGEINRPGKYVIYQNQANIFEAIAYAGDITMVGKRDNVQIIRQMPDGVKIFNIDLTDRNVINSPYYFVQPNDVINIQPLKAKSWGIGTEGFTTLLSVLTLVSTTLLIVVNLQQFAN